One Chryseobacterium sp. StRB126 genomic region harbors:
- a CDS encoding DUF885 domain-containing protein has product MMKHKLALLSTVIVSCMSAQQKNTQLHQIFDQYYKESNVLSPLNATFNGIDGYNDQLPADDDNQLKKIHDFYVKYTNLLKPFENQALNKEDRISLAILENDIQIALKIEKYHEEYMPINQLGSIPTYMAMLGSGTSAQPFKTVKDYDNWLKRCQAFSRWTDISIQNMQKGIKAGVVLPRSLVVKVIPQLEKLAKNNDQSSFYEPIKNFPKDFSKEEQNRLKKDFKDILGKNIFTSMQKLADFFQNEYLPKARSSSGINVFSNGKEMYKDYIFSMVTVDKDPEEVYKLGLSEVARITAEMETIKKSIGFKGSLPELFEFMKTDKQFMPFKTDKEVLEAYQNVHDKIKPNLSKYFGITPKTPFEIRKTEEFRAASASPQYIPGNLPSNRPGIFYAPILDPAKINITNMDMESVFLHEAIPGHHYQISIQYENTSVPEFRQKYTNGAFVEGWALYTESLGKDLGVYTNPYHQLGALGTEMHRAIRLVVDSGLHTGKMTREDAIKYMLDNEPVSEQFATAEIERYMASPGQALSYKIGELKIKELRDKYKIQLGSQFNIRDFHDTILKGGAMPLTVFENYMDDWAKSIK; this is encoded by the coding sequence ATGATGAAACATAAATTAGCTTTACTCAGCACTGTTATCGTCTCCTGCATGAGTGCACAGCAAAAGAATACTCAATTACATCAGATTTTTGACCAATACTATAAAGAATCAAATGTATTGAGCCCATTGAATGCAACCTTTAACGGTATTGATGGCTATAATGATCAGCTTCCCGCTGATGATGACAATCAGCTCAAAAAGATTCATGACTTTTATGTAAAATATACTAATCTTCTGAAGCCTTTTGAAAATCAGGCTCTGAATAAAGAAGACCGTATTTCACTGGCAATTTTAGAAAATGATATACAAATTGCGCTGAAAATAGAAAAGTATCATGAGGAATATATGCCTATCAACCAGTTGGGAAGTATTCCTACCTATATGGCAATGTTGGGTTCCGGTACCTCGGCACAGCCTTTCAAAACAGTAAAAGACTATGATAATTGGTTGAAACGCTGTCAGGCGTTCTCAAGATGGACAGATATATCCATACAAAATATGCAAAAAGGCATCAAAGCAGGAGTTGTTTTGCCAAGATCTTTAGTCGTGAAAGTCATTCCTCAGTTAGAGAAACTTGCAAAAAATAATGATCAGTCATCTTTTTATGAACCCATTAAGAATTTTCCAAAGGATTTCTCAAAAGAAGAGCAGAATCGCTTAAAGAAAGACTTTAAAGATATTCTTGGGAAAAATATTTTCACTTCTATGCAGAAACTGGCAGATTTTTTCCAGAATGAATACCTGCCAAAGGCCCGCTCATCTTCGGGAATCAATGTTTTCTCCAATGGAAAAGAAATGTATAAAGACTATATTTTTTCAATGGTAACAGTGGATAAGGACCCTGAAGAAGTGTACAAGCTAGGTTTGTCTGAAGTGGCAAGAATTACTGCAGAAATGGAAACAATTAAGAAATCTATCGGTTTTAAGGGCTCACTCCCTGAATTATTTGAATTTATGAAAACCGATAAACAATTCATGCCTTTCAAAACAGATAAAGAAGTGTTAGAAGCTTATCAGAATGTTCATGACAAGATAAAACCTAACTTATCGAAGTATTTCGGGATTACGCCTAAAACACCTTTTGAAATTCGTAAAACAGAAGAGTTTAGAGCTGCCTCAGCTTCACCGCAATATATTCCGGGAAATCTTCCAAGTAACCGTCCAGGGATTTTTTATGCTCCTATTTTAGACCCTGCAAAAATCAACATCACCAATATGGATATGGAAAGTGTATTTTTACATGAAGCCATTCCCGGCCATCATTATCAGATAAGCATTCAATATGAAAATACCTCTGTTCCGGAGTTCCGACAAAAGTATACAAATGGAGCATTTGTAGAAGGCTGGGCATTGTATACGGAATCTTTGGGAAAAGATTTGGGAGTTTATACCAATCCTTACCATCAGCTGGGAGCATTAGGCACAGAGATGCATCGTGCTATCCGTTTGGTAGTGGATTCCGGCTTACATACAGGAAAAATGACACGCGAAGATGCCATTAAGTATATGTTAGATAACGAACCTGTTTCTGAACAGTTTGCTACGGCTGAAATAGAACGTTATATGGCCAGCCCTGGACAAGCACTTTCTTATAAAATCGGAGAATTGAAAATAAAAGAACTACGTGATAAATACAAAATTCAGTTAGGTTCCCAATTTAATATTAGGGATTTCCATGATACTATTCTGAAAGGTGGGGCAATGCCTCTCACTGTTTTTGAAAATTATATGGATGACTGGGCAAAAAGTATCAAATAA